The following is a genomic window from Fusarium verticillioides 7600 chromosome 5, whole genome shotgun sequence.
TTTATGGTAAAAGATGAAAGTCGGTAAGAAGGATAAAGCATTTTATTGATATCAAGCCTGACCTAAAAATGACAGGGTGGGGCCGGTCAGGCACCGATGTTGTTCGGTAATTAATTATCGTCAGCCTATCGAGATCTCACAAGATTTGGGTTGATCTGCACCAAGATATTGAGGTGCCAAGGTGCTATAGCTGAACATTGGCGGCCAGAGCGATATACGCTAGTCTCGCCTCACAATTGGCAGCATTATTAGGGCGACATAAAAAGCAATTcgcatcatggccaagtgACCGGAGCCCAATCAGCACCGATTGTCTGCTTCTCAAAACTTTCAGCTCTCATTCTGAGCGACCGTATTGGTAAGCGAGTCGGCCGCCCAAGTCAAGCCCTCGCGTCTGCCATCCCCGTGAACCAGGCTCCTGGGTTTCGGGAGACCTCCATCGCTGATGCAATGTCTGTCTCAGCCATCTCTGAGACCCCATGTCTTTCTACTATCCAATGCTTGGGCACAACTCTTGCGAcccattcttcttttcaagCCTTTTTTCACAGTAGTTAAAACCATTCCGATATGTCATTCACCTTCTATGCGAGTAACATAGTAGGAACGGAAATACTAGCTGACACACCAAATGAATATATGTTATTGATATTGAGTATTAGTACTGAACTACAGTCATTAGGTCCTGCACCGTTGCCATTTCTCAGTGCGAGTTGACGCGCTCTTCACGCTCTGCCAGGTCTTTTGATTTTCCGCTGCCGTTTTGGTAAGTATGCTCACGGTCTTGGGGAGGCTGATATGGTTAGCTTTGGTATCTATGTCACGATGTCTTCAGCATAATAGAACTTTCAGAACAAGTTAGATCAGAAACGTACGTAGACTGCGGTTTAAACACTAAAGTCTTAGGGTGTCGCGCTGGGATGAGCCCTTTCATCCCTCTATTAGTTCTTAATACATGGTAAGATAATCAAATTGGTTACAATTCAACAGAGCACACATTAACGCTCCATGTAATGTCGTACCCCACCAGCTGATAAGTCGGTCCAGCTTTGATTGAAGTGAGCCATCgctgattgatgatgcatCGCAGTGCGTCCGAAGTCGAACGAGAGCCTGTAAGGAGGGTCGTGACAGAAAATGATTAGACTCGAGAAAAAGGGAGGAAGTAGTAGGTGTCTTGCTCTGCTTCATACTTTGAGATTGCAATACTGGGAAGTCATATCTCTCGACTCTGTAGTCGGTGGCACCAGCGGAATTGGAGAAGTTACAGCGCAGGAATTCGTTCGATACTCTGTCAGTCCACGAGTCTACCTGTTAGGCGGAAGCCAAGAGCAGGAAGATCTTATAAGAGATGACTTTTGCGCTCTGAACCTGACAAGTGATGTCTGATCTTTACAGTGTGACATTTCAAAGCTACGTAATGTAGACAAACCCTGTAAGCAGATCAAATCATACGAAAAGATTACCACTCTCCTATTTCTCAGCGCCGGCATAAATGGAATCTGTAGATATCTTAAGTTCCTGTAATTTCTTATGCTGTAACTAAAAGTGACAAGCTTAACGTAATGCTTTGCCCTTGGCCGTTTCGCCTAATTAGAAAAGTCTGGGAAACGAGAACATGTCATCAAAGGTACAGAATTCAACCGttccaagctcaaagcgTGTCTTTATCTTTGGCAGCCAACCTGCGACGGCTTTCTCGAACTCAGCTTGATCCTCGCCTTCCAGCCACCGGATTAGATACGCTATGCTAACGTGAAACCGGTACGTCAGGTGGTTAGGGGCGCGGAACCCGAAGGCGTCAGCGAGCCTGTCGCGCAGTCTTCTCATacgcttctcctctctctctgtcgTTCCCATGATGTCGAGTGCCGTGCCAAACTGACCAAGTTGGAAACCATTAACACGCATCTTGTATGGCGGTGCGAGACCCTCTGCCATCAATGAGGGACCCAGGCTCCTTACGCTCTTGGAAAAGTTCCTCGTGCATTCGTCCAGAGGCAACTTCTCCAAACCCTCTGGCCACATGCCAGGTTCGGCCTCTTCCTGGCGGACCCCGTCGAATACCGTCATGTGCCACGAATCAGGCGGGAGTAGACGGAACCTTTTCGAAAGTGTTGGATGAGAGGCGATGGTGTTGTATACCTCCCAAAGCCCGGGAAGGAGAGGCGATTCGGCTGGGATGTGACAAACAGTCGTATTCCCAGGATAAAGCTGGGGGTTTCCGTCTGGAGAAAACTTGGTGTGTACAGCCGGTGGATAAACTTGGCCGTCAGTCGCCATTGCGGCTACAGAGCCGAAAATCATTTTTGCGTTTTGTGATGTCAAAGTTTGTGTTGAGGCCCTatcaaagaaggaagaaaaggaaatctGCTTGACTGCTGTCGGTTTGAGAGCTTCCGGTCTTCGGTTTCTTATAGATCCCACGTGGATGGGATGCCCTCAAGCTGTATCGTAAAGCAGTCTTGTGGGACCTTCTGATGTCTACCGCTATCTTCATGGAGGACTATGGCACAATGCTCATCGGCAATATGTTCGGCTTGCCTGAGTTCCGGAAGCGCTACGGGCGGCCTGCCAAAGACGACACTTATCAGATCCCGGCTCCTTGGCAGGCTGGTCTCATCAACGGCAGTGCATGTGGCCAATTGGTTGGTCTATTGGTGTTTGGTTACATGACCGAGAGGTTCGGCTTCCACAAGACCATGGCTCTTGACCAAAGTGCCAGTGCTGCCTTTatcttttttcccttcttcgCTCCTAGCAACAGATCGCATTCAAGCCTAACCCGGAGAAGGGCGGCATTGACGGTATCAAGTAGTCCAATAACCCGTTGATCCAAACACGAAAGGGTGTTTACTGGATTAGTGCGGATCAGCGAAGACACGAGAAGCAGGTTAAGTAACGTACTATCTATAATCAGTCATGGTTGTTGAATAGAATGCTGTAGACTATAaatgatctgatctgaccTCTGTCTATATCAAAAGATATAACATTATCCATTCTTTGAACGAAACGTGATGTAATAGTAGTAACTACCAATGTTTCACCGCCACGGtaaatgatgatgatttaGTGTTGCCAACCACCGAGTACGAGACATTCACTACTTGTTTGCCTTGTCTGCGCGGGTCAAAGCCAGAGATCGAAAAGCCGCCATAGCCTTCAAATAATTCATCATCTGTGATACCGTCCGAGTACCGCGCAGATACAACCATGCCCTCGAGGTCCATTGTGTTAAACTCGAAGTGTATTTTCTAACCTTATGACTGACTCATAAACTCAATACCGCCACCACCTTTCGATTGCCCCGAACCTTCTTCCAACCTTCGTCTCAGCCCCAGTGGCACCGACATACGTATCATCGCGAACCTTTCTTCAGGTTAAGCTTTTCTCGTGCGTCAGTGTTTCTCGACAATTCTGATAGCTGTGCGCCGTACCTGCAGGGAGATCCTATGAGTGAACCGCCATCCACACGTTGAACACAGACATAATCCAAGCTTGTAACGGTCTCACAGTCAAAGAGAGCTAGCTGGATGAGGAAGTCGCTGCTCAGCTGATGGAAGTCTCGCACAGGGATATGCTTTGTAGCAGCCTTATAGTAGTCCTTAAGGTCTATAAAGCTGTTATCGCCTTTTAAGATCCCTCTGTATATAAATGCAGCTTAGGGTATAACTATAGCTCTATTAGTGtagttattaatatctaGTATTTAGTAGGGTTAATGTTAATAAAAGACTAGTCTTGTTAGAGCTGCTATCTAGGGTATATATGGTATTAAGCTAACCTTTCTTAGCTGAGGGATTAGAGCTTTATATGCCTTTAAGGCTAGCTAAGGAGTTATTATTTAggtttatattatattagctttatacTGTAGCTATTAGTTAGTTATTGTGGTATTAATGTCTAAGTTatgggctagaagtgttatttgcagttgaggcttgtggctgagagcttattccggcagagagaacctagccCTTAAGGTCGAGAGACTCGCCGATTCTGTAGACACGCTTCTTGGGTGGAATTATCTGAATAGAGCGTAAATTTGCTCCGCGAAGTGCTGCATGCTCAGCGGTTGTGAGGGACCAGACATGGCCATGCCGAATGACTCCAAGTGACTGATCGTAGTCAGGCTTCAGCGTCCAGTTGATTGGCTGCCAGTTTGGCTTTCCAACATCCGCAGTCCAGTAAGGCTGGTACTGCTCTTCCATGAATTCTCCTGAAGGTGAGCCAGCCCATTTTTGGTCCGCATACATGTAGTAACCTTTACCACGAGAATCATGGAGGTTTGCTTTGAAGACAAGCGGACCCTCGGCGTACGTGGTGTTCATTATGCGATAGGTGATGCACGTTACAATAAGCTCCCATTCATCTAGCTGGGCGAGGATAGATCGTGCTCTCTCTTAGTAGAGATCTTCTGAATCACATAGTAGTCTATACCAAGTAAGATTTACTCCTGTAGAATTGCAGTCGGAAACTATACGTTAGTAGTATCCTTTGCCGTCCGGTATAATAACTAGATCCAGTGTCCCGTGCCCAGTTCGCGCTATCATCACTTTTGCAGGGCTAAAGTTAATAAAATCCCGAGTTATTGAATACAACGTTTGCCCTCCGGTCAACAGATAACGTCCATTAGGATCGCTTTTGTTAGTAAAGTAGTGCGTCCCTTTTGGATATATGCTCGAAGTCCAAAAGACAACAAATTCCCCAATCTCGGGATCCCAGATAGCCTCTGGGGCATATATCATTCCCGCTTTCTCTAATAACATAAGGATATGCCATTATAGCGACCAGTTTCGCAGGTCATCGGATTCCCAAACCTCGATATAGCGACTCGCACCACTTTAAGCCCAGTCCCAGCCCTTCCATCCATACTCCACCGCATCAACATTAAGATCAGTCGCAATAAGGAAGAATCTATCGCACTCTGGTATACATACAACCACGGGATCTCGGGTGCCATGCATGCCTTTAGTAGAGTTAAGGACAGCTTTACCATTATTAGTGACCAGCCAGGCCGTCAGACTGTTACCCATGCTCGTTACAAAATATACTTGCTGACCTATATTGGAATTAGACCTTGCGAAGTTTGTCATAGCGTAACGGGAGAACTAGGCAAGGTCAACAGATAGTTGCACCTTGACCGGGAATTGGCGACAAAGCAGCCGATAGCCACCACCTTCGAGGCAAGCAGTCAAATAGACCGTAACAGCATCAGAGCCAACGGCTGGTCTCTTAACAGCACCCGAGGCAATTCTTCCACGAGGCTCATCCAACACCATATCTGGATAGGACGATTTCCAATGTATGTTTACACCTGGGTACGCCGGGAGTTCGGCTGGGAGATACAGATAGCCACGCACATTATCGGCATTAGGGATAACAATAGCGTCTAGTACCTTTATGCCAGGCTCAGATAGATCAATAGTAATACACAAGCAAGATACAAGAAGATTTATAAGTACTAAAGCGCTTCGGATGTTGGTGACATGGAGAGCCATGTTCCTCAGATATCACATTTGTGATAGTTAGAGCCAGTAGTAACTTATAAGACGGTCAGGTAGCACGACCGACGCAATATACTCTCATCTCAAGGGGCGGTTCTTTATGACGCAATGAGGAAAGAAGTCTTTCAACCTACAACAATAATGCCGATCTTGCCACAACTTCGACAAAAAACTTTTTTCTGATCTATAACAATCGGGGATTTATCCTGCGGGGCTTCGATAAATCCTGTAATATTTACCCAAAGGCTAAGCACCCGGTAGAAATCAGCATTGTTATCCAGGCAAAAAGTCAACTATCGCTATCACCTTAAAGGGGGAAGTAAAACTCAGGAACTTAATCCTAAATAATAGGAAGACTTGGGTTAATGTAGTACCAATTTAGCATAAGCTTAGAAGATCTTTTATATAGTTTATTGTAATATCTCAAGTCCTGATAGTTTCTTGCTCCCACAGGACACTTTACGGTGAGCAGCTGGCTCATGCCTCTGGAAGTTTGCGCTGTTCCGGAGAGAATGCCGAGGTGACTAAGCGGCTGTTCTTTGAGAAAACAATAGCAATGGGGAGTAAGAACAGGATCTTATGTTGATCATTGGCTCGGCTGTTTGCTGCATCTTGTGTTTGCCAGGTCTCTTTGTTACTCCCCGCACACCCCGCATTCTCCTTTAATCCACTTGCAGAAAAGCCTCTGGATTGTTTGTCTACTGAAAGGATTCAGATTGTTCCCGGCTATACACATGATCTACCGCAAATTCAAATTGCACCAATTAAGAGGCCATCTTTCAAGGGTATTCGACGATCTCATGTAGAACAAATCAGATAGCCAGTCATGCCATGTGGGTTATCCTACGAGTTAGCATATTAGGCTGAAATAGTCTTGTGGGTGCCTTGTCTGGCTCTTCGAATTTACTCAAGCGTCATGTCTTACCTCAAGAGTACCTCAGAAACAGGTCTATAATATCCCTCCCTATTCATGCCGTGAAGTCATACAAGCTGCGTGTAATACATGCCAGCTATAAACTCTCTCACTTCCGTGCCCCTTCACCACTACTCCCTACCGCATCTTCACTGATGACCTACATAGGGTCACAGACTCGCAATATGTTACTTCGGACAGCAGTCGTGTCTTCTCTGGCCCTCCTAGCCATGGCCGAGACAGGAATTGATGGCTGGCTTCGCTATAAGAAGCTACCATACAAAACCGCAGACAACTTCAAGACTCCGAAGAGCATTATCACACTCAATGCCTCTCAATCCAGCCCCGTCTACACTGCTGGCACCGAGTTACAAGACGCCTTCGCCGGTATCTTTGGCGAGCAAATCCCGCGTAGATTCAAGGGTTGCAACCAAAAGAACACCATAATTGTCGGCACTCTTGACGCCTATCATGACGCTTGTGGCAAAGAACATCTCCCTGAATTTCCCGAGGAAGATGGGTTCTGGCTAAGTATCAAAGGTGCATCCGTCAAGATCGTCGGCCAAAATGAGAGGGGCGCACTCTACGGTGCCTTTGAATACGCATCCATGCTTTCCCAAGCCAACTTCTCAGACATCTCCTACGTCTCCAATCCGGCCAACGCTATCCGATGGACCAACGAGTGGGATAACATGGATGGTACCATTGAACGTGGCTATGGAGGCaaatccatcttcttcgcagAAAACAAGACCATGCCTGACAGGGCCCGCGTGAAGCAGTACGGTCGGTTACTTGCATCAATACGTATAAACGGTGCCATCCTGACaaacgtcaacgccaacccCATCACCCTGAAACCGGACAACATTCGTGGACTTGGCAAAATCGCGGCTATACTAAAGCCGTACGGCGTGCAGATTGGCCTTGCGCTCAACTTTGCTTCCCCGCAGCTTTTGGGTGGGCTATCGACGTTCGATCCGCTAGAGCCATCTGTTATCTCCTGGTGGGAAGACGTCACAAACAAGATCTATCATGAGATTCCAAACTTTGCAGGATACCTTGTCAAGGCGAACTCAGAAGGACAACCAGGACCACTCACCTACAACCGCACGCTGGCCCAGGGAGCTAATCTCTTCGGCGATGTCCTCAAACCGCATGGAGGAATCGTCCTATTCCGCACGTTTGTGTATGAGATGCTTAATATCACCGACTGGAAAGCAGATCGTTCTGCAGAAGCGTACAACGCGTTCCAGGGTCTCGATGGAAAGTTCCATGATAATATTGTCCTCCAAATGAAGTACGGTCCACTTGATTTCCAAGTCCGGGAACCTGCACATCCCTTATTTGGGTACTTCAAGAACGCCAACGCTGGTATTGAGCTCCAGATCGCACAAGAGTATCTGGGACAGCAAGCGCATACGGTCTACTTGGCTCCTCTCTGGAAAGAGATATTAGATACTGATCTtcgtgttgatgatgagccatCGTTTGTGCGAGACATCATCTCGGGGAAGCGGTTCAAGCGTCGCATCGGAGCGTTTTCGGGCGTAGCGAATGTGGGGATGAGTCAGACGTGGACTGGTAGCCATCTCTCCATGTCCAACCTTTACGCGTTTGGCCGCTTGGCCTGGGACCCAACCGATGATCCCGAAGTAATTATCAAATCATGGAGCCATCTGACTTTCGGTCTTCATCCCCAAGTCACAGATATCGTCACGCGCATCGCCATGGAATCGTGGCCAGCATATCTGAACTACAGTAGTGGAGACCTGGGACTGCCAACCCTTACAGATGTCACGAATAACCACTTCGGGCCGAATGTTCGTGCTGGCGATGACAACCCTTATGGCATTTGGACTCGTTCTGATTCATTCTCTATCGGTATGGATCGGACTGTGTCGAACGGTACAGGCTTCTCTGGTCAATACCCCCCCGCACTTGCGAAGAAATTCGAACACATAGAAACCACACCGACAAACATGATCTTATGGTATCACCACGTCAACTACACACACAAGCTTCCAACTGGAAAAACGGTAATCCAACATATGTACGATGCTCATTATGCTGGGGCCGAAACGGCGCATACTTTTCCGAAGATTTGGATGGGAGCTCAAAGatatgttgatgaagaacgcTTCAAGTCTGTACTTTTCCAGCTC
Proteins encoded in this region:
- a CDS encoding alpha-glucuronidase, translating into MLLRTAVVSSLALLAMAETGIDGWLRYKKLPYKTADNFKTPKSIITLNASQSSPVYTAGTELQDAFAGIFGEQIPRRFKGCNQKNTIIVGTLDAYHDACGKEHLPEFPEEDGFWLSIKGASVKIVGQNERGALYGAFEYASMLSQANFSDISYVSNPANAIRWTNEWDNMDGTIERGYGGKSIFFAENKTMPDRARVKQYGRLLASIRINGAILTNVNANPITLKPDNIRGLGKIAAILKPYGVQIGLALNFASPQLLGGLSTFDPLEPSVISWWEDVTNKIYHEIPNFAGYLVKANSEGQPGPLTYNRTLAQGANLFGDVLKPHGGIVLFRTFVYEMLNITDWKADRSAEAYNAFQGLDGKFHDNIVLQMKYGPLDFQVREPAHPLFGYFKNANAGIELQIAQEYLGQQAHTVYLAPLWKEILDTDLRVDDEPSFVRDIISGKRFKRRIGAFSGVANVGMSQTWTGSHLSMSNLYAFGRLAWDPTDDPEVIIKSWSHLTFGLHPQVTDIVTRIAMESWPAYLNYSSGDLGLPTLTDVTNNHFGPNVRAGDDNPYGIWTRSDSFSIGMDRTVSNGTGFSGQYPPALAKKFEHIETTPTNMILWYHHVNYTHKLPTGKTVIQHMYDAHYAGAETAHTFPKIWMGAQRYVDEERFKSVLFQLTFQAGHSIVWRDSIVDYYHNLTGIPDEAGRAGHHPWRIEAEAMSYSGYKTAVLDPIESASNATVLETIGSSTVATASTKLDFEPGRYDIAVVYFDILGGTSQWEAYLNGKLLGKWVGNLETTLSRAATTEPDGASKARITFPNVQIKQGDIFKVVGKADGAELAPLDFVAFLPQGIID